From the genome of Carcharodon carcharias isolate sCarCar2 chromosome 34, sCarCar2.pri, whole genome shotgun sequence, one region includes:
- the LOC121272505 gene encoding zinc finger protein OZF-like, whose translation MAIHEESKFEMNDPTVVTEVAGDNPAPSPPATRHRRQYLCSVCAKACTSPSHLEIHLRVHTGEKPFECPVCKRRFGGYHNLRRHELIHTAEKRFQCVECDRKFRTSGQLKTHQQIHVEGRRFECNECKKGFYTISSLTVHQRFHTGEKPYECAECKKRFYTASERVNHQRTHTGERPYECTECKKRFYRVSELTQHQRVHTGERPFQCSECKKRFYRTSELMVHQRIHTGERPFECNECKKRFYTSSYLTVHRRIHTGEKPFECCECKKRFCSASELTNHQRIHTGERPFGCSVCGKAFARSFHLKKHEITHTGERPFECSECKKRFYTASEWENHQQIHIGERLFECSVCGQAFTQSRRLKNHERTHSAVERNHILGSEEFSAKGQQLWSKVNSACAYALFAHPCSLKSSPGSHFSRHNKLLRVDFMKLDFNFFGVSLSVGSRTALFSSFHGTWAPLARSAFVTHP comes from the exons ATGGCCATACACGAGGAATCCAAATTTGAAATGAATGATCCAACAGTCGTGACCGAAGTCGCTGGGGATAATCCAGCTCCATCTCCTCCTGCCACCCGCCACCGCCGCCAGTACCTGTGCTCCGTCTGTGCCAAAGCCTGCACATCCCCTTCACATTTAGAAATACACCTTCgcgttcacactggagagaagccCTTTGAGTGCCCCGTGTGCAAAAGGAGGTTTGGAGGATACCACAACCTGAGGCGACATGAGCTAATTCACACTGCAGAGAAACggtttcagtgtgtggagtgtgaCCGCAAGTTCCGCACATCCGGCCAGCTGAAAACCCATCAACAAATTCATGTCGAAGGGCGACGCTTCGAATGCAATGAATGTAAAAAGGGATTTTATACAATCAGTTCCCTTACAGTCCACCAGCggtttcacactggggagaaaccgtaTGAATGCGCTGAGTGTAAAAAACGATTTTACACAGCCAGCGAGCGTGTGAATCACCAGCGAACTCACACCGGAGAGAGACCCTATGAATGTACTGAATGCAAAAAGCGGTTTTATAGAGTCAGTGAGCTCACACagcaccagcgggttcacactggagagCGACCCTTTCAGTGCAGCGAGTGTAAAAAACGATTTTACAGAACAAGTGAGCTGATGgtgcaccagcgaattcacaccggggagagaccgttTGAATGTAACGAGTGTAAAAAACGATTTTACACATCCAGCTACCTAACAGTGCATCGGCgcattcacactggagagaaaccATTTGAATGTTGTGAATGTAAAAAACGATTTTGTTCAGCCAGTGAACTGACGAATCATCAGCGAATTCACACGGGAGAGAGGCCCtttggatgcagtgtgtgcggaAAAGCTTTTGCCCGATCCTTTCACCTAAAGAAACACGAGatcactcacactggggagagaccgtttgAATGCAGCGAGTGTAAAAAGCGATTTTATACAGCCAGTGAGTGGGAAAATCATCAGCAAATTCACATTGGCGAGAGATTGTTTGAGTGCAGTGTGTGCGGACAAGCCTTTACACAGTCAAGGCGTCTCAAGAATCATGAGCGGACCCACTCTG CTGTAGAAAGAAACCACATCCTCGGTTCTGAAGAATTTTCGGCCAAAGGGCAGCAATTGTGGTCGAAGGTCAACTCTGCCTGTGCTTATGCATTATTTGCACACCCATGCAGCCTTAAGTCTAGCCCAGGATCTCATTTCTCCCGACACAACAAGCTCTTACGTGTGGATTTTATGAAACTTGACTTCAATTTttttggtgtttctctctctgtgggttCAAGGACTGCTTTATTTTCatcctttcatgggacgtgggcgccactggcaagatcagcatttgttacccatccctaa